The following are from one region of the Salvia hispanica cultivar TCC Black 2014 chromosome 1, UniMelb_Shisp_WGS_1.0, whole genome shotgun sequence genome:
- the LOC125201672 gene encoding probable metal-nicotianamine transporter YSL7 yields MLSILFTFIVMKLNLTTGIVPSLGVSVGLLGFLFVNSWTKILHKAGFLNHPFTRQENTVVQTCVIASAGIAFSGGFGSYLLAMSQVVARQSTSANNPENIKNPSLSWMIGFLILTSFVGLFCVLPLRKIMIMDFKLIFPSGTAAAHLINSFHTPKGAKRAKKQVRFLGKFFSLSFLWGFFQWFFAATETCGFSNFPTFGLKAYQNKFYFDFSATYVGVGMICPYVINVSMLLGAVLSWGIMWPLIEKEGDWYSAHLSSSSLNGLQGYRVFVAIAMILGDGLYNFIKILSRTLFALYHQLRDKNMSSIIGNTTTSPPTPDLSYDEQ; encoded by the exons ATGCTGAGCATATTGTTCACCTTCATTGTGATGAAGCTCAACCTCACAACTGGGATTGTCCCCTCTCTCGGTGTCTCTGTTGGCCTGCTTGGATTCCTTTTTGTCAATTCTTGGACAAAGATTCTACACAAAGCTGGATTCCTCAACCACCCTTTCACAAGGCAAGAGAATACCGTCGTTCAGACATGTGTCATCGCCAGTGCCGGCATCGCCTTTAGCG GAGGCTTTGGAAGTTACCTTTTAGCCATGAGCCAAGTTGTGGCAAGACAATCTACTTCAGCTAACAACCCAGAGAATATCAAGAATCCTTCGCTCTCGTGGATGATCGGATTCCTCATCCTCACTAGCTTTGTGGGACTCTTCTGTGTTCTGCCCCTCAGAAAG ATAATGATCATGGATTTCAAACTGATCTTTCCAAGTGGCACTGCAGCTGCTCATTTGATCAATAGCTTCCACACTCCTAAAGGTGCCAAGAGAGCCAA GAAGCAAGTCAGATTCTTGGGGAAGTTCTTCTCTTTAAGCTTCTTGTGGGGTTTCTTCCAATGGTTTTTCGCTGCAACCGAAACATGTGGATTCAGCAATTTCCCCACATTTGGCCTTAAAGCCTATCAGAACAA GTTCTACTTCGACTTCTCTGCAACATATGTTGGTGTAGGCATGATTTGTCCCTATGTTATCAACGTGTCAATGCTACTCGGTGCAGTCCTGTCATGGGGAATAATGTGGCCACTGATTGAGAAGGAGGGCGATTGGTACTCGGCTCATCTTTCATCCAGCAGCCTTAATGGCTTGCAAGGATACCGG GTCTTCGTTGCTATAGCTATGATTCTTGGTGATGGCCTTTACAACTTCATTAAGATCCTTAGCCGCACCCTGTTTGCGTTATACCACCAACTCCGTGACAAAAACATGAGCTCTATCATTGGTAACACAACGACTTCTCCTCCAACACCTGATTTATCTTACGATGAACAATGa